One segment of Ureibacillus thermophilus DNA contains the following:
- a CDS encoding LysM peptidoglycan-binding domain-containing protein, protein MRIHVVQQGDTIWKLASIYHTSMIAINQLNQLPNPQELLIGQAIVIPDTTTPHIIQPGETFWSLAGTYGVSVQAIQQANPTVNPYRLIPGTTIYIPARLYMVQPGETLSIIAAYYGTTIESIVKQNGLLHPDNIYPGMMLIIPRPKPSIEVNAYSYQPDADGAASVNAVGNWLTYFAPFSYMIKEDGTLKPFEDALMLNAAKSQQAVPMLSISNFSSGNTGSELAHTILSNQVLREKLIDCCLQVMEEKGYRGLNIDFENVLPEDRKNYNAFLELAVNRLHEKGYFVSSALAPKASAEQEGLLYTAHDYEAHGRIVDFVILMTYEWGWRGGPPQAISPIYQIRRVVEYALTVIPPEKIFLGFQIYARDWKIPHTQGNIAETFSPQEAIRRAVRYKAEIFYDETAQSPFFRYTDEIGQAHEVWFEDARSAAAKFQLAIQYNLRGISYWALGYPFPQNWALLNDYFDIIKR, encoded by the coding sequence CTGCGCATTCATGTCGTACAGCAAGGCGATACGATTTGGAAGTTGGCAAGCATCTACCATACAAGCATGATTGCCATCAACCAATTAAACCAACTGCCAAACCCTCAAGAATTGCTCATTGGTCAAGCAATTGTAATCCCTGATACAACAACACCTCATATCATTCAACCAGGAGAAACATTTTGGTCCCTCGCAGGTACTTACGGTGTTTCCGTCCAAGCCATTCAGCAAGCAAACCCTACAGTAAATCCCTATCGTTTAATCCCTGGAACAACAATCTACATCCCTGCGCGCCTATATATGGTTCAACCAGGTGAAACCTTATCAATCATTGCTGCTTATTATGGAACAACAATCGAATCCATCGTAAAACAAAATGGACTGCTTCACCCTGATAACATCTACCCCGGCATGATGCTCATCATTCCAAGACCAAAACCATCCATAGAAGTCAATGCTTATTCTTATCAACCGGATGCAGATGGAGCAGCATCCGTTAATGCAGTTGGCAACTGGCTGACATACTTTGCTCCTTTTTCCTACATGATTAAAGAAGACGGAACATTGAAACCTTTTGAAGATGCATTAATGCTGAATGCAGCAAAATCCCAACAGGCTGTGCCAATGCTTTCCATCTCCAATTTTTCATCAGGCAATACCGGCTCTGAATTAGCCCACACAATTTTATCCAATCAAGTACTAAGAGAAAAACTCATCGACTGTTGTTTGCAAGTCATGGAAGAGAAAGGGTATCGCGGACTAAATATTGATTTTGAAAACGTTCTTCCAGAAGATCGGAAAAATTATAATGCATTTTTAGAACTGGCAGTCAATCGCCTTCATGAAAAGGGATATTTCGTTTCATCAGCACTTGCACCAAAAGCTAGTGCAGAGCAGGAAGGTTTATTGTATACTGCCCACGATTATGAAGCCCACGGACGCATTGTAGACTTTGTTATATTAATGACGTATGAATGGGGATGGAGGGGAGGACCACCGCAAGCTATCTCACCTATTTATCAAATAAGACGTGTAGTGGAGTATGCGTTGACGGTTATTCCGCCTGAAAAAATCTTTTTAGGCTTCCAGATTTATGCGAGGGATTGGAAAATTCCCCATACACAAGGAAATATCGCTGAAACTTTCAGCCCACAGGAAGCCATTCGCCGCGCAGTCCGTTATAAAGCAGAAATTTTCTATGATGAAACCGCCCAATCCCCGTTTTTCCGTTATACAGACGAAATTGGGCAAGCTCATGAAGTATGGTTTGAGGATGCAAGAAGCGCTGCGGCCAAATTCCAATTGGCAATTCAATACAATCTGCGGGGAATCAGTTATTGGGCTTTAGGCTATCCTTTTCCGCAAAACTGGGCATTATTAAATGATTATTTTGACATTATCAAACGTTAG
- a CDS encoding DUF5658 family protein, which yields MKRNKQIFILSLLVAILNIFDGIATHYGLMNHFIKEINPLMRFFFEANPYLFLGIKFSLSVFIFMVSNLVILKCIKSFQRFYLYALTGISILYSGLFFVHLYWLWMSNYSF from the coding sequence ATGAAAAGAAACAAGCAAATTTTTATATTGAGTTTATTGGTTGCAATCTTAAACATATTTGATGGTATAGCCACACATTATGGTTTAATGAATCATTTCATAAAAGAAATAAATCCTCTGATGAGATTCTTTTTTGAAGCAAATCCATATTTATTTCTAGGAATTAAATTCAGTCTTTCCGTATTCATATTTATGGTTTCTAATCTTGTTATTTTAAAATGCATCAAATCATTTCAACGGTTCTATCTTTATGCTTTAACAGGTATTTCAATCTTATATTCTGGACTTTTTTTCGTACATCTATATTGGTTATGGATGAGTAATTATAGTTTCTAG
- a CDS encoding branched-chain amino acid ABC transporter permease: MDWLQQLINGISLGSIYALIALGYTMVYGIIKLINFAHGDVFMLGAFIGFFAITRWEMGFIPALITAMILCAIIGVIIERVAYKRLRTATRIAALTTAIGVSFLIEYTMIFFRGATPEAYPQVLPKTTINILGANINSQTILILVVTITLMILLQFIVHKTKIGKAMRAVSHDADAAKLMGINVDNTISATFAIGSSLAGAAGVIFGSYYTRIDPLMGVLPGLKAFIAAVLGGIGSIPGAMVGGFILGIIETIVSAIGFSLWRDAAAFVILILILILRPAGLFGKNIREKV; the protein is encoded by the coding sequence ATGGATTGGTTGCAGCAACTAATAAACGGTATTTCCTTGGGAAGCATTTACGCCTTAATAGCGTTGGGTTATACAATGGTTTACGGGATTATTAAATTGATTAACTTTGCCCATGGTGATGTGTTCATGCTCGGGGCATTCATCGGATTTTTCGCCATCACTCGATGGGAGATGGGCTTTATACCGGCGTTGATAACAGCAATGATTTTATGTGCAATCATTGGTGTCATTATCGAGCGGGTCGCTTATAAACGATTAAGAACTGCTACCCGGATTGCAGCATTAACGACAGCTATTGGGGTATCGTTTTTAATCGAGTACACAATGATTTTCTTCCGAGGTGCTACACCTGAGGCTTATCCTCAAGTATTGCCAAAAACAACGATTAATATTCTCGGCGCCAACATTAACTCACAAACTATTTTGATTCTTGTAGTCACTATTACGTTAATGATACTTTTACAATTTATTGTTCATAAAACGAAAATCGGTAAAGCGATGCGTGCAGTGTCCCACGATGCGGATGCAGCCAAATTGATGGGCATTAACGTGGATAATACCATTTCTGCAACTTTCGCGATTGGTTCGTCCTTAGCGGGCGCAGCGGGAGTTATTTTCGGTTCCTACTACACAAGAATCGATCCGTTAATGGGGGTTCTTCCTGGATTAAAAGCCTTCATTGCAGCGGTTTTAGGTGGAATCGGCAGCATTCCAGGTGCGATGGTTGGAGGGTTTATTTTAGGAATCATTGAAACGATCGTCAGTGCTATAGGATTCTCGCTATGGCGCGACGCAGCAGCTTTCGTAATTTTGATCTTGATCTTGATTTTAAGACCAGCAGGATTATTTGGTAAAAACATCCGTGAGAAAGTGTAG
- the pgeF gene encoding peptidoglycan editing factor PgeF, translated as MTTKIYFNNNRFIAGITLKNEKELEQNNMALHVCENEEDIIQNRKKLAAYIGCDIEQFVCANQTHSDNVYKVTAEDSGRGALSKDTAIPNTDALYTKEPNIVLCTFTADCVPVIFYSEKSGIIGVIHSGWQGTVKEITRKVFEHLQKNEQCDLKDVHVHLGTAISQEKFEVDGDVYKKFKQLGYADEFIYFNPETGKYHIDNQQTVKKQCELSGIPSEHITIDATCTFKNPQGFSYRENKKAGRHLTFIMKKA; from the coding sequence ATGACAACCAAAATTTATTTTAATAACAATCGTTTCATTGCCGGCATTACCTTAAAAAATGAAAAAGAATTAGAACAAAATAACATGGCGCTTCATGTTTGCGAAAATGAAGAAGATATTATTCAAAACCGCAAAAAGCTAGCTGCATATATCGGCTGCGATATCGAGCAGTTTGTTTGCGCCAATCAAACCCACAGCGACAACGTTTATAAAGTAACAGCAGAAGACAGCGGACGCGGAGCTTTATCAAAAGATACCGCCATTCCAAATACAGACGCCCTTTATACAAAAGAGCCGAATATTGTCCTTTGCACTTTTACGGCCGATTGTGTGCCCGTTATTTTCTACAGCGAAAAAAGCGGCATCATTGGAGTAATCCATTCCGGCTGGCAAGGAACCGTAAAAGAAATTACAAGAAAGGTTTTTGAACATCTTCAAAAAAATGAACAATGCGATTTGAAAGATGTTCATGTTCATCTTGGCACAGCAATCAGCCAAGAAAAATTTGAAGTCGATGGAGATGTATACAAAAAATTCAAGCAGTTGGGATATGCAGATGAATTCATTTACTTTAACCCCGAAACAGGAAAATATCATATCGACAACCAACAAACTGTCAAAAAGCAATGTGAATTGAGCGGTATTCCATCAGAACACATTACCATTGATGCTACTTGCACCTTTAAAAATCCTCAGGGCTTCTCTTATCGTGAAAATAAAAAAGCAGGCCGCCATTTAACGTTCATCATGAAAAAAGCATAA
- a CDS encoding DUF1540 domain-containing protein yields MPNVEVNCTVSNCYFHRKGNICGAEKILIDTDSDSKDKSSEFASEVDFRKIEERAKSSEETCCKTFRPKK; encoded by the coding sequence ATGCCGAATGTAGAAGTAAACTGTACCGTCTCCAATTGCTATTTCCACAGAAAAGGAAATATCTGTGGTGCGGAGAAAATTTTAATTGATACGGATTCAGATTCCAAAGATAAGTCGTCAGAGTTTGCTTCAGAAGTAGACTTCCGAAAGATTGAGGAAAGGGCTAAATCATCAGAAGAAACTTGCTGTAAAACGTTTAGACCTAAAAAGTAG
- a CDS encoding alanine/ornithine racemase family PLP-dependent enzyme: MKLKPVPRIEINLDKIQHNAIVLKQLCEAKGVEVTGVVKGVCADLQIVNTLIQAGITRLAVSKIIHLEKLKKANINATTILLRTPGMSEIPNVVKYADISMNTELTIIRALSEEAIKQGKIHKIMIMVEMGDLREGVMPKDLPAFINEVIKLRGIEIVGLATNFACFGGVIPTEDKMREFSSLVQQIRQQFSLQLPIVSGGNSANIKWLMETKNIGVINDVRLGESILLGRETTKGEVIPKLYQDTFKFVAEVIEAKQKPSVPYGNRGKNGFGESIKFHEQGWINHILVGVGRQDVSVSGLTPTMPVKILGSTSDHIVLDGKKILFKPGDEITFIPNYGALLSIMTSPYIHKTYIEFKGSKHEKQNNVYSIYKQKIIPRH, from the coding sequence ATGAAACTAAAACCCGTTCCTCGAATTGAAATCAATCTTGATAAAATTCAACACAACGCAATCGTTCTAAAACAATTATGCGAAGCAAAGGGGGTGGAAGTGACAGGGGTAGTCAAAGGCGTTTGTGCTGATTTACAAATCGTCAATACATTAATTCAGGCAGGTATCACAAGACTTGCCGTATCGAAAATTATTCACTTAGAAAAATTAAAAAAGGCAAATATCAATGCAACCACTATTTTACTTCGAACCCCTGGGATGTCTGAGATTCCCAATGTCGTCAAATATGCGGACATCAGCATGAACACTGAACTTACCATCATTCGTGCATTATCAGAAGAAGCTATTAAACAAGGAAAAATCCATAAAATTATGATTATGGTAGAAATGGGTGACCTTCGTGAAGGTGTCATGCCAAAAGATCTACCAGCATTTATTAATGAGGTAATAAAACTCCGAGGTATCGAAATTGTTGGTTTGGCAACAAATTTTGCTTGTTTTGGTGGCGTCATACCGACAGAAGACAAGATGCGAGAGTTCTCTTCTCTTGTTCAGCAAATTAGGCAACAATTCTCTTTACAACTCCCTATCGTATCAGGCGGAAACTCTGCAAATATTAAATGGCTAATGGAAACGAAAAATATTGGTGTAATCAATGATGTTCGTCTTGGTGAATCGATTCTATTAGGAAGAGAGACGACTAAAGGCGAAGTCATACCGAAACTTTATCAAGATACATTTAAATTTGTTGCAGAAGTAATAGAGGCGAAACAAAAACCTTCTGTCCCTTATGGTAATCGTGGCAAAAACGGCTTTGGTGAATCAATCAAATTCCATGAACAAGGTTGGATTAACCATATTCTCGTTGGAGTAGGAAGGCAAGATGTATCTGTTTCAGGCTTAACACCAACAATGCCTGTGAAAATTCTTGGTTCAACCAGCGATCACATTGTGTTAGATGGAAAAAAAATACTTTTCAAACCTGGCGACGAGATAACTTTTATCCCCAACTATGGAGCGTTACTTTCCATTATGACCTCTCCATACATTCATAAAACTTATATTGAATTTAAAGGAAGTAAACATGAGAAACAAAACAATGTATACAGTATTTATAAACAAAAAATTATACCACGTCATTAG
- a CDS encoding DUF346 domain-containing protein has product MYMYNGYPYYYVYVPVNYYPFNHSLYVQQTPQQTARPTVQQLIQRIRTEHSNLYTQLEQAGVNPQMIDTLMFLTISYVHSQQNLNRTPTQIYNQFQRDNPWFPLFIRSMNFPENTVNRILIRAIELALAYIRGESPAPEPGPRPEAGWSDWESLGGTLLSAPSVSSWGPNRLDVFARGSDNALYHIWWDGTRWSSWESLGGVLTSAPGSVSWGENRIDVFVRGTDDALYHKWWDGTRWSNWESLGGTLTSGPAASSQQVNQLDVFVRGTGNRLYKRTWNGTYWESWEDLGGNLASEPAAISWGPNRIDVFARGVNNNLIHKWWDGTRWSDWESLGGTLTSAPTVSSKRPNHLDVFVRGVGNRLYKRTWNGSRWEPWVSLGPTQITSAPAAVSWGPNRTDVFARGQNNDLIHRYQQT; this is encoded by the coding sequence ATGTACATGTATAATGGTTATCCATATTACTATGTTTATGTACCTGTTAATTATTATCCATTCAATCATTCTTTGTATGTCCAACAAACACCTCAACAAACCGCCAGACCAACCGTACAACAATTGATTCAGCGCATTCGCACAGAACATAGCAATTTATACACTCAGCTGGAACAGGCTGGCGTAAATCCTCAAATGATTGATACCCTCATGTTTTTAACAATCTCCTATGTACACAGCCAACAAAACTTAAATCGCACTCCTACACAAATTTATAATCAATTCCAACGCGACAATCCTTGGTTCCCATTATTCATTCGCTCCATGAATTTCCCAGAAAATACAGTCAATCGTATTTTAATTCGGGCTATTGAATTGGCGCTTGCTTATATACGCGGTGAAAGCCCTGCTCCAGAACCTGGACCAAGACCTGAAGCTGGTTGGTCTGATTGGGAAAGCTTAGGAGGGACATTATTAAGCGCTCCTAGCGTAAGTTCATGGGGGCCAAACCGCTTGGACGTATTCGCAAGAGGAAGCGACAATGCGTTATATCACATTTGGTGGGACGGCACAAGATGGAGCAGCTGGGAAAGTCTCGGCGGTGTATTGACTTCAGCACCTGGGTCCGTTTCTTGGGGCGAAAACCGCATCGATGTTTTTGTTCGAGGAACTGATGATGCGTTGTATCACAAATGGTGGGATGGCACTCGATGGAGCAACTGGGAAAGCCTTGGCGGTACATTAACAAGCGGTCCTGCAGCTTCTTCTCAACAAGTTAATCAATTGGATGTATTTGTTCGTGGAACAGGAAATCGCCTTTATAAGCGAACTTGGAACGGAACTTACTGGGAATCATGGGAAGACCTTGGAGGCAATTTAGCTTCAGAACCTGCAGCCATCTCTTGGGGGCCAAACCGAATTGATGTGTTTGCAAGAGGCGTAAATAATAATTTAATCCATAAATGGTGGGACGGCACAAGATGGAGCGACTGGGAAAGCCTCGGCGGTACGTTGACAAGTGCGCCAACTGTTTCCTCCAAACGGCCAAACCATCTCGATGTATTTGTCAGAGGAGTAGGAAATCGTTTATATAAACGCACTTGGAACGGCAGCCGTTGGGAGCCTTGGGTAAGCCTTGGCCCAACTCAAATTACAAGTGCTCCAGCCGCTGTTTCTTGGGGACCAAATCGGACGGATGTCTTCGCACGGGGACAAAACAACGATTTAATTCATCGCTATCAACAAACGTAA
- a CDS encoding (2Fe-2S)-binding protein: MELKENHQQAIDDFHYIIFEADGSLFGYHHKGNPLRKYYGKKLFVDNGAELRIRKTCCYNYLLDSMKRCKTCPCISRKMETKSFKKHLIE; this comes from the coding sequence TTGGAGTTAAAGGAGAATCATCAACAAGCCATTGATGACTTTCACTACATCATTTTTGAAGCAGATGGGTCATTATTTGGTTATCATCATAAAGGAAATCCACTGCGAAAATATTATGGTAAGAAATTATTTGTAGATAATGGAGCAGAGCTCAGAATTAGAAAAACATGTTGTTACAACTATCTCCTTGATAGTATGAAGCGATGCAAAACATGTCCTTGCATTTCTAGAAAGATGGAAACAAAATCATTTAAAAAACATTTAATAGAGTGA
- a CDS encoding nucleotidyltransferase domain-containing protein, with protein sequence MYEVIVNQLKQIERSHHVKVLFAVESGSRAWGIASKESDYDVRFIYIHPVDWYLTIDPQGIGKKRDVIELPIHDHLDISGWEVTKALRLFRKCNPSILEWMRSSPIYLQPYSFISKLRLLEDEVFNPKSMLSHYIQIAKQNYASLQGENVKVKSYLYALRSLFACKWIEQFNEIPPIHFQHLLSQMKIDGKLRNEIEQLVKSKVFDKRETIRPIPIFNDYIEHELYSLQDYIKNLYGEKNDPTVQLDKLFRETLREVWNEKFDAF encoded by the coding sequence ATGTATGAAGTCATTGTCAATCAACTGAAACAAATTGAACGCAGTCATCATGTAAAAGTATTATTTGCTGTTGAATCTGGTAGTAGAGCATGGGGAATTGCCTCAAAAGAAAGTGATTACGATGTTCGCTTTATTTATATCCATCCAGTAGACTGGTATCTTACAATCGATCCCCAAGGAATTGGAAAAAAACGAGATGTCATCGAGTTACCGATTCACGATCATCTTGATATAAGCGGTTGGGAAGTTACGAAAGCTTTAAGGTTATTCCGAAAATGTAATCCTTCTATTTTAGAATGGATGAGAAGTAGCCCCATTTATTTACAACCATATAGCTTTATTTCTAAGTTGCGCTTATTGGAGGATGAGGTTTTTAATCCGAAATCGATGCTTTCACATTACATACAAATTGCCAAACAAAATTATGCATCTCTCCAAGGAGAGAATGTGAAGGTAAAAAGCTATTTATACGCTTTGCGCTCATTGTTCGCATGTAAATGGATTGAACAGTTCAATGAAATCCCACCGATACATTTTCAGCATTTGCTTTCACAAATGAAGATTGATGGTAAATTGAGAAATGAGATTGAGCAGTTGGTGAAATCTAAAGTTTTCGACAAACGGGAAACCATTCGGCCTATTCCAATATTCAATGATTATATCGAACATGAATTGTATTCATTGCAGGACTATATAAAAAATCTGTATGGAGAAAAGAATGATCCAACTGTCCAGTTAGATAAGCTATTTCGTGAGACATTAAGAGAAGTTTGGAATGAGAAGTTTGATGCATTCTAG
- a CDS encoding DUF1611 domain-containing protein: MKKKAIVYCEGQFGSMDGKTANGLVREPGYYDIVAVIDSTKSGLDAGEYLDGVKNGIPLCQNLEEALSISNEKPTHFILGLAPSDAFLKDEERAVIFEAMKAGLNIVNPLQEFLTDDEEMMNAAKKYNVTIRDIRKPKPKKEWHLFTGGILHIDTPIIAVLGTDGACGKRTTAKILEKGFRSRGYNPVFIATGQTGLLQGAEYGFAMDAFPLQYLIGELEGEILRAHKNENPDIIIVEGQGALSHPAYASSCGILRGARPQAVILQHPPKRKVLGDFPFMPMPDVQEEINLIEHYGNTKVIAITLNHENMTDEEIDQTIEEYEKKFHLPVSDVLKKGDEKIINAIIDFFPSLKNKEKVVSSL; encoded by the coding sequence ATGAAGAAAAAAGCCATTGTTTACTGTGAAGGACAGTTTGGCTCTATGGATGGCAAAACCGCAAATGGTCTTGTTCGCGAGCCAGGATATTATGATATTGTTGCCGTTATCGACAGCACAAAAAGCGGCTTGGATGCCGGCGAATATCTAGATGGAGTCAAAAATGGAATCCCTTTATGCCAAAACCTCGAAGAAGCTTTATCAATTTCTAATGAAAAGCCAACACATTTTATCCTCGGACTTGCCCCTAGTGATGCCTTTTTAAAAGACGAAGAAAGAGCTGTTATTTTTGAAGCGATGAAGGCTGGTTTAAATATTGTCAACCCACTCCAAGAGTTTTTAACAGATGACGAAGAAATGATGAATGCTGCCAAAAAATATAATGTAACAATACGGGACATTCGGAAACCAAAGCCAAAAAAAGAATGGCATTTATTTACTGGCGGTATTTTGCATATCGATACACCAATTATTGCGGTTCTTGGTACTGATGGTGCCTGCGGAAAAAGAACGACCGCCAAAATTCTTGAAAAAGGGTTCAGAAGCCGCGGTTACAATCCTGTTTTTATCGCTACTGGACAGACCGGCTTGCTTCAAGGTGCGGAATATGGATTCGCAATGGATGCCTTTCCACTGCAATATTTGATTGGCGAACTGGAAGGGGAAATATTGCGTGCCCACAAAAATGAAAACCCTGACATTATCATTGTGGAAGGGCAAGGTGCGCTGAGCCACCCAGCCTATGCTAGTTCATGCGGTATTTTAAGAGGTGCAAGACCACAAGCAGTCATCTTGCAACATCCGCCAAAACGAAAAGTGTTAGGAGATTTTCCATTTATGCCAATGCCGGATGTTCAAGAAGAAATTAACTTAATTGAACACTATGGCAATACAAAAGTCATTGCCATCACATTAAACCATGAAAATATGACGGACGAAGAAATCGATCAAACGATTGAAGAATACGAAAAGAAATTCCATTTACCTGTTAGCGATGTGTTGAAAAAAGGTGATGAAAAAATCATCAATGCAATCATTGACTTCTTCCCATCCTTAAAAAATAAGGAAAAGGTCGTGAGTTCACTATGA
- a CDS encoding ABC transporter substrate-binding protein, with product MEETKKLKKYASLFLASSLVVGALAGCSGGSDGGDDSSSGDSGSSGGDSDVIKIGANLELTGSVASYGSSIKQGAELAIEEINANGGINGKQIKLVPVDNKSENAEAVSAAQRLVSQEKVDVMIGPATSGNVLATVQIANQNKIPMVTASGTAPNVTENEDGSINEYVFRTCFIDPFQGIIAANFATEELGVKNVAIFADNSSDYAKGLAAAFKEQIEANGGKVVAEAAYVADDTDFKASLTTLKSKNPEFIFIPGYYEEVGLIVKQARELGIDVPLMGADGWDSPKLVELAGAENLNNSFIINHYSSEDPDQKIQDFVKAFNDKYGESPNAFHALGYDTVYFIKDAIERAGSLDGEKIKDALAATKEISLVSGTFSVDEKHNAVKSATILEYVDGQQKFKTKIEP from the coding sequence ATGGAGGAAACAAAAAAACTAAAAAAATATGCCTCTCTCTTTCTAGCGTCTTCGTTAGTCGTAGGAGCTTTAGCTGGCTGTAGTGGAGGTTCCGATGGAGGTGACGATTCTTCTTCAGGAGATAGCGGCTCCTCTGGCGGAGATAGCGATGTAATTAAAATCGGTGCAAACCTTGAATTGACTGGTTCAGTTGCTTCTTATGGTTCATCCATTAAACAAGGGGCAGAACTAGCGATTGAAGAAATCAATGCAAATGGTGGAATTAACGGTAAGCAAATTAAATTAGTTCCGGTAGATAACAAATCAGAGAACGCAGAAGCCGTATCTGCCGCACAACGTTTAGTATCACAAGAAAAAGTAGATGTTATGATTGGGCCAGCAACGAGCGGTAACGTTCTTGCTACTGTACAAATCGCAAATCAAAACAAAATTCCAATGGTTACTGCTTCAGGAACTGCACCAAACGTTACAGAAAATGAAGACGGTTCTATCAATGAATATGTATTCCGTACATGCTTCATTGACCCATTCCAAGGGATCATTGCAGCGAACTTTGCTACTGAAGAGCTTGGCGTAAAAAATGTAGCCATTTTTGCGGATAATTCTTCAGACTATGCAAAAGGTTTAGCGGCTGCATTTAAAGAACAAATCGAAGCAAATGGCGGAAAAGTGGTTGCAGAAGCAGCGTATGTAGCAGATGATACAGATTTCAAAGCATCTTTAACAACACTGAAATCTAAAAATCCAGAGTTTATCTTCATTCCAGGATATTATGAAGAAGTCGGCTTGATTGTTAAACAAGCTCGCGAATTAGGCATTGATGTTCCATTAATGGGTGCTGACGGATGGGATTCTCCAAAATTGGTTGAATTGGCTGGTGCTGAAAACTTAAACAACTCATTCATCATCAACCACTATTCATCTGAAGACCCAGATCAAAAAATTCAAGACTTCGTTAAAGCATTTAATGATAAATATGGCGAATCACCAAATGCATTCCACGCTCTTGGATATGACACAGTTTACTTCATTAAAGATGCGATTGAGCGCGCTGGTTCATTAGATGGAGAGAAAATTAAAGATGCGCTTGCTGCAACAAAAGAGATTTCGCTTGTGTCTGGTACATTCTCAGTGGATGAAAAGCATAATGCTGTCAAATCTGCAACAATCCTTGAGTATGTAGATGGACAACAAAAATTCAAAACAAAAATTGAACCGTAA
- a CDS encoding branched-chain amino acid ABC transporter permease codes for MKRSKAFWIYLAIAIVVYAVVQVMFMNGMLDIYYQNMLITICINVILAVSLHIVIGITGQFSIGHAGFMAVGAYISAICTMKLGLPFIVGIILAGIVAAIAGLLVGVPSLRLRGDYLAICTLGFAEIIRIVFLNVEYVGGAAGMVVNHATTWTYAFVAVVITIMVISNFTNSRHGRSCLAVREDEIAADAMGINITYYKVVAFVIGSLFAGVAGALYAHNFYIIQPTAFNFLKSFEILIYVVLGGLGSLSGSIIAAIFLTAVSQYLQAFPETRMIIYSIVLILVMLYRPSGLMGTKELKDVFKVKKRGGSEA; via the coding sequence ATGAAAAGATCAAAAGCCTTTTGGATTTATTTAGCAATTGCAATAGTGGTCTATGCAGTTGTACAAGTCATGTTTATGAATGGAATGTTGGATATCTATTACCAAAATATGCTCATTACGATATGCATTAACGTTATACTTGCAGTCAGTCTGCATATTGTTATTGGAATCACAGGGCAATTCTCCATTGGTCATGCCGGTTTTATGGCAGTCGGGGCTTATATTAGCGCCATTTGTACGATGAAACTTGGATTGCCATTTATTGTAGGGATTATTTTGGCTGGGATTGTAGCGGCCATTGCCGGCTTGCTTGTTGGTGTGCCTTCCTTGCGATTAAGAGGCGACTACTTGGCCATCTGTACATTAGGTTTTGCTGAGATTATTCGAATTGTTTTCTTAAATGTGGAATATGTCGGAGGAGCTGCCGGGATGGTTGTCAATCATGCAACAACTTGGACATATGCCTTTGTTGCTGTTGTAATTACCATCATGGTTATCTCCAACTTTACAAACTCCCGTCATGGACGCAGTTGTTTAGCAGTACGCGAAGATGAAATTGCTGCCGATGCGATGGGAATTAATATAACTTATTACAAAGTTGTAGCTTTCGTTATTGGTTCATTATTTGCAGGAGTAGCTGGTGCGCTTTACGCCCATAACTTCTACATTATTCAGCCAACAGCTTTCAACTTCCTAAAATCCTTTGAAATTTTAATTTACGTTGTATTAGGTGGTTTAGGAAGCCTTTCCGGTTCTATTATTGCTGCTATTTTCTTAACAGCAGTTTCCCAATACTTGCAGGCGTTCCCGGAAACACGTATGATCATCTACTCCATCGTGTTGATTCTTGTAATGTTGTATCGACCATCAGGACTCATGGGAACGAAAGAATTGAAGGATGTCTTTAAAGTGAAAAAGAGAGGAGGTTCTGAAGCATGA
- a CDS encoding YfhD family protein, giving the protein MGRDNKQGQTNNASSLPQTPKQEKISARAAQEEFSRELSQLEQLVLERKRNKKNK; this is encoded by the coding sequence ATGGGAAGAGATAATAAACAAGGCCAAACCAATAATGCAAGTTCTTTGCCACAAACACCAAAACAAGAAAAAATCTCTGCTAGAGCCGCGCAAGAAGAGTTTTCTCGTGAACTATCCCAATTAGAACAATTAGTGTTGGAAAGAAAAAGAAACAAAAAAAATAAATAA